The region TCGTCGATCGAGCGCTGCAGGGAGAGGAAGTGGACCGACGCTGCGTCGTCATCGGTCGAGTCGAAGTCCCGCCGCAGGACGATCGGCTCGCCGTCCTCGCGGGCGCGAGCGGCCTTCTGGGCGTGACCGACCGTCCCCTCGGTCCGGGCGTCCTCGGCCGCGTCCCCGCCGACTTCGGTCACGCGGCTCGAATCGCCGAGGTTGTGGCCGGCTCCCTCGACGAGGTCCTCCGCGGCGTGGGCCGGCGAGAACATCTTGGCCACGCGCTGGCCGCGACTGTCCTGTTCGTACCACTGGTGGAGGTGCAACTGCAGTTTCGAGAGGTGGATCGTCGTGCCGCCGGCGAACGGCCCCTCCCGAATCGTCACCCGGTCCTCGCTCGCCTGGGTCCGCTTGAAGCCGGACTTGAACCCCATGAACAGCGGCGCGTCCTCGGGAACGGGCTCGCTGTCGGGGATCCCGCTGACGCCCGCCTGGCGCTCCGCGGGAAGCCCGCGACCGATGAATCCCGTCCGGCGCTCGGCCACCTCGAAGACGCCTTCGACGGTGCCCTCGACCTCGACCCCGTTGAGTTCGTCGAGGTCGCCCTTCAGTGCCTCCTCGACGCTCAACGTGACGTGCCCGTAGTCGCTGGCGACGTGCACCAGCGCGTCGTACGCGTCGAGTTGCGGGTCCTCGAACGACGTGAGGGCTTCCGGGTCGGGGAGGTCGACCCCCTCGGGGAGGTCGTCGTCGAACCGGTCGAAGTACGACGGCCCGTAGCCGATCGCGAAGACCAGGCCCTCGTTGCCGCGCTTGTACGCGCGCTCGAGGGTTCGGAACGCGGCGTCGAGTTGCTCGCGCTCGCCGTCCGCGTCGGCCGGCCCGTCGCCGACGTAGTCGAGTCCGAGCAGGAGGTGATGCTGCGGGGGGTCGTCGTTCCCGTGGTCGTCCGTCGCGAGGAACTCGTTCCAGGCGTGCTGGCGGTCGGGCAGTTCGTCGAGGGCGAGGTCGGCCTGGGGGACGTCTTCCGTTTCCTCACGCTGGAGGCAGGCGGCGAGCGCGCCGGCACCGCCGACAGCGACGGCGTTTTTCACGAACGCGCGACGGGAGAGGCCGCGATCCGAGCCGGACATACGTGATTCTCGGGGACTGGCGACCAAGGGTATTGCGGTCCCAGCGATCCGGGCTGGTCGGATCGCGCGCCGTTTCCGACGGCGGCAAATCCGGCTTGAGAGCCGGACTATCGGCCTGTAACGTATAAATTCGCTCGACTGTACGCCAAGCTCTAAGTGCCGAGTGATGGGAGACAATCGGTGCGATGTCCGACGAGAAATCGCATGCTTCTGGAAACGTCGATGAAGGGGACACGAGCGAGCGCGTCGGAATGGCGGTCCTTCGCGAACGCGGCCTCGATCCCGAGGAACTGCGCGAGACATTGTTAGACGCTATCGGCGCCGAGTTCACGACCTACTACTACTATACGAACCTCCGAATGCACCTGGCCGGCCACGAGGACTACAAGGAGATCACCGAGGACGCCCGCCTCGAGGACCGGGCCCACTTCGAACTGGTCGCGCCGCGGGTGTACGAACTAGG is a window of Natrinema salifodinae DNA encoding:
- a CDS encoding DUF7405 family protein, translating into MSGSDRGLSRRAFVKNAVAVGGAGALAACLQREETEDVPQADLALDELPDRQHAWNEFLATDDHGNDDPPQHHLLLGLDYVGDGPADADGEREQLDAAFRTLERAYKRGNEGLVFAIGYGPSYFDRFDDDLPEGVDLPDPEALTSFEDPQLDAYDALVHVASDYGHVTLSVEEALKGDLDELNGVEVEGTVEGVFEVAERRTGFIGRGLPAERQAGVSGIPDSEPVPEDAPLFMGFKSGFKRTQASEDRVTIREGPFAGGTTIHLSKLQLHLHQWYEQDSRGQRVAKMFSPAHAAEDLVEGAGHNLGDSSRVTEVGGDAAEDARTEGTVGHAQKAARAREDGEPIVLRRDFDSTDDDAASVHFLSLQRSIDDFVTTRDAMTGSDLTEGSVGARTNNGILQYISVRNRANYLVPPRRHRSLPTPTPE